Proteins encoded by one window of Acidipropionibacterium virtanenii:
- the mvaD gene encoding diphosphomevalonate decarboxylase — MSSATACAQPNIALVKYWGKRDEGLILPATGSLSMTLDAFTTTTTVRLGVEADSFTLNGSPAAEAAMSRTTSFLDLVRELAADDGPAAVTSVNEAPTGAGLASSASGFAALALAASKAYGLDLDQSELSRLARRGSGSACRSIVPGFAVWHAGRDDASSYAEPIPAPDLRLVIVTIDSHEKAVSSREAMRLTRDTSPFYNAWISSTEAVLDEMVSACRTGDIARIGELTELHALRMHAVIASCRPPVRYLAPASVSVFDAAAALRASGVQAWATADAGPNVCLLTTPGEAGEVASAVSGLGRVRVVSPGPGARLVSPGLGARSVPTPGSEEM, encoded by the coding sequence ATGAGTTCGGCGACCGCCTGCGCCCAGCCCAATATCGCCCTGGTGAAGTACTGGGGCAAGCGGGACGAGGGGCTGATCCTCCCGGCTACCGGCTCGCTGTCGATGACCCTGGACGCCTTCACCACCACCACGACGGTGCGCCTCGGCGTCGAGGCCGACTCCTTCACCCTCAACGGCTCCCCCGCCGCCGAGGCTGCCATGTCTCGCACGACCAGCTTTCTCGACCTGGTCCGCGAACTCGCCGCCGACGATGGCCCGGCCGCCGTGACGTCCGTCAATGAGGCCCCCACCGGGGCCGGCCTGGCCTCCTCCGCGTCGGGATTCGCAGCTCTGGCGCTGGCGGCCTCGAAGGCCTACGGGCTGGATCTGGATCAGAGCGAGCTGAGCCGGCTGGCCCGCCGCGGCTCGGGGTCGGCCTGCCGATCGATCGTGCCCGGATTCGCCGTGTGGCATGCCGGACGCGACGACGCGAGCTCCTACGCCGAACCGATCCCGGCCCCTGACCTGCGGCTCGTGATCGTCACCATCGACAGCCACGAGAAAGCGGTCTCCAGCCGCGAGGCGATGCGCCTGACCCGCGACACCTCCCCCTTCTACAACGCCTGGATTTCCTCCACCGAGGCGGTCCTCGACGAGATGGTGTCCGCCTGCCGGACCGGCGACATCGCCCGCATCGGGGAGCTCACCGAGCTCCACGCCCTGCGGATGCACGCCGTCATCGCCTCCTGCCGCCCCCCTGTGCGATACCTGGCACCGGCCAGCGTCTCGGTCTTCGACGCCGCAGCGGCGCTGCGCGCCAGCGGCGTGCAGGCCTGGGCCACCGCCGACGCCGGGCCGAATGTCTGCCTGCTCACCACACCCGGGGAGGCCGGAGAGGTGGCCTCCGCGGTCTCCGGCCTCGGCAGGGTGCGCGTCGTGTCCCCGGGCCCCGGCGCCCGACTGGTGTCGCCCGGACTGGGCGCCCGGTCAGTACCGACCCCTGGATCGGAGGAGATGTGA
- the mvk gene encoding mevalonate kinase — protein MTTEVDGSYPAAQRTPDGGLASTPISPAVRDERTAIGAAHAKAILFGEHAVVYGAPAVAIPLHALSATARVRPRPAGTHIHSALFRGEADEAPARVQPLLEALYSALRRAGHTGQGVDLRLDSTIPYERGLGSSAAVAVAVARAVAALEHCDFDAEDVHAIAMDAEKIAHGKSSGLDPRTVASAVPIRFLDGKVAAVPVGARLDFVLADTGRAGATGKAVSAVRRRLEAEPDVVTPLIDRLGELAEIGMSCMATGDREALGAHMCEVHRHLAELGVSDLTLERLVDAADRAGAMGAKLTGGGRGGCIVMLARDEEHAEQMESDLRRAGATRTWRTAVEAA, from the coding sequence GTGACGACCGAGGTCGATGGCAGCTACCCCGCCGCACAGCGGACACCCGACGGCGGGCTCGCGTCCACCCCGATCAGCCCCGCCGTCCGCGATGAGCGGACGGCCATCGGCGCGGCTCACGCCAAGGCCATCCTTTTCGGTGAGCATGCCGTGGTGTACGGGGCCCCCGCGGTAGCGATCCCCCTGCACGCCCTCAGTGCCACCGCACGGGTGAGGCCCCGACCGGCCGGCACCCATATCCACAGCGCACTGTTCCGCGGTGAGGCCGACGAGGCGCCGGCACGCGTCCAGCCCCTTCTGGAGGCCCTGTACTCCGCCCTGAGGCGCGCCGGTCATACCGGCCAGGGCGTCGACCTGCGGCTCGACAGCACCATTCCCTATGAGCGGGGTCTGGGTTCCAGCGCGGCCGTCGCGGTGGCCGTGGCGCGGGCCGTGGCGGCTCTGGAGCATTGCGATTTCGATGCCGAGGACGTCCACGCGATCGCCATGGATGCCGAGAAGATCGCCCACGGCAAGTCCAGCGGTCTGGATCCGCGCACCGTCGCCTCCGCCGTCCCGATCCGCTTCCTGGACGGCAAGGTCGCTGCGGTCCCGGTCGGAGCCAGGCTCGATTTCGTGCTGGCCGACACCGGACGGGCCGGCGCCACCGGCAAGGCCGTCTCGGCGGTGCGCCGACGCCTCGAGGCCGAGCCCGACGTCGTCACTCCGCTCATCGACCGACTCGGCGAGCTGGCTGAGATCGGCATGTCGTGCATGGCCACTGGCGACCGCGAGGCCCTGGGAGCCCACATGTGCGAGGTGCATCGCCATCTCGCCGAACTCGGCGTCAGCGATCTCACCCTGGAGCGTCTGGTCGACGCCGCCGACCGGGCGGGCGCGATGGGAGCCAAGCTCACCGGCGGCGGGCGCGGCGGTTGCATCGTCATGCTGGCCCGCGACGAGGAGCACGCCGAGCAGATGGAGTCCGACCTGCGCAGGGCCGGCGCCACCCGCACCTGGCGGACGGCGGTGGAGGCCGCATGA
- a CDS encoding LLM class flavin-dependent oxidoreductase — MQAGTTARAEARVPVQFGVFTVSDVTSDPMTGKTPSEHERLMNIVAIARKAEEIGLDVFALGEHHNPPFVSSSPTTTLGYIAAQTQRIILSTSTTLITTNDPVKIAEDYSMLQHLSGGRVDLMMGRGNTGPVYPWFGRDIRQGINLALENYALLHRLWREDVVNWSGKFRTPLTGFTATPRPLDDVPPFVWHGSIRSPEIAEQAAYYGDGFFHNNIFWDMDHTRRMIELYRARFEHYGHGPASHAIVGLGGQFFMRRNSQDAVREFRPYFDNAPVYGHGPSMEEFTSATPLTVGSPQQVLDRTLGFKDQVGHYQRQLFLIDHAGLPLKTVLEQMDLLGEILPQLRKGFLEGRPADIPDAPTHASLVAAGEAADDAYRFETGDDVTGTSDRIEVSS; from the coding sequence ATGCAGGCAGGAACCACGGCCCGGGCCGAGGCCCGGGTGCCCGTCCAGTTCGGCGTCTTCACCGTCTCCGACGTGACTTCCGATCCCATGACTGGAAAAACTCCCAGCGAGCACGAGCGCCTGATGAACATCGTCGCGATCGCGAGGAAGGCCGAGGAGATCGGGCTGGACGTCTTCGCCCTGGGCGAGCACCACAATCCTCCTTTCGTATCGTCCTCGCCGACGACGACCCTGGGATACATCGCCGCTCAGACTCAGCGGATCATCCTGTCCACCTCGACGACGCTGATCACCACGAATGACCCGGTGAAGATCGCCGAGGACTACTCGATGCTTCAGCACCTGTCCGGAGGTCGGGTCGATCTCATGATGGGACGCGGCAACACCGGCCCGGTCTATCCCTGGTTCGGCCGTGACATCCGCCAGGGCATCAACCTGGCCCTGGAGAACTACGCCCTGCTGCACAGGCTGTGGCGCGAGGACGTCGTCAACTGGTCCGGGAAGTTCCGCACCCCGCTCACCGGATTCACCGCCACCCCGCGGCCCCTGGACGACGTACCGCCCTTCGTGTGGCACGGCTCGATCCGCTCTCCCGAGATCGCCGAGCAGGCCGCCTACTACGGGGACGGCTTCTTCCACAACAACATCTTCTGGGACATGGACCACACCCGCCGGATGATCGAGCTCTACCGCGCCCGCTTCGAGCACTACGGCCACGGGCCGGCGTCCCACGCCATCGTGGGGCTCGGCGGTCAGTTCTTCATGCGGAGGAATTCCCAGGACGCGGTCCGTGAGTTCCGTCCCTACTTCGACAACGCCCCGGTCTACGGCCACGGCCCCTCGATGGAGGAGTTCACCTCCGCGACGCCTTTGACCGTGGGCTCCCCGCAGCAGGTCCTCGATCGCACCCTCGGATTCAAGGATCAGGTGGGCCACTACCAGCGCCAGCTCTTCCTCATCGACCACGCCGGGCTCCCGTTGAAGACCGTCCTGGAGCAGATGGACCTGCTCGGGGAGATCCTCCCGCAGCTGCGCAAGGGGTTCCTGGAGGGGCGGCCCGCCGATATTCCGGACGCCCCCACCCACGCGTCGCTGGTGGCCGCCGGAGAAGCTGCCGACGACGCCTACCGATTCGAGACCGGAGACGACGTCACCGGCACCTCCGACAGAATCGAGGTCTCCTCATGA
- a CDS encoding CE1759 family FMN reductase has protein sequence MRIAAISSGLGRPSSTRLLTDRLVAGLKAVGLDAQVDVVEVREHAHDLVNAELTGMRTQALAAVLDQVARADALVVVAPVFNAHPAGLFQMFFEVLDEGSLAGKPVLIGATGGTPRHSLVLDQTLVPMFHYLHALVAPVSVFAATDDWGSAESLDARIGKAVAAFLPLLGARPDTTGGEARETFEEGSAAPHDDLALTADFEQMMKALGH, from the coding sequence ATGAGGATCGCCGCTATCAGCTCGGGGCTGGGCCGGCCCTCCTCCACCCGGCTGCTCACCGACCGGCTGGTGGCCGGGCTGAAGGCCGTCGGCCTCGATGCGCAGGTCGACGTCGTCGAGGTGCGCGAGCACGCCCATGACCTGGTCAACGCCGAACTCACCGGCATGCGGACCCAGGCGCTGGCCGCCGTGCTGGATCAGGTGGCCCGCGCCGACGCCCTGGTCGTGGTGGCACCGGTGTTCAACGCTCACCCCGCCGGCCTGTTCCAGATGTTCTTCGAGGTGCTCGACGAGGGCTCCCTGGCCGGCAAGCCCGTGCTGATCGGCGCCACCGGCGGGACGCCCCGGCACTCCCTGGTGCTCGACCAGACCCTGGTGCCGATGTTCCACTACCTGCACGCGCTGGTCGCGCCGGTCTCGGTGTTCGCCGCCACCGACGACTGGGGCAGCGCCGAGAGCCTGGACGCCAGGATCGGGAAGGCCGTGGCCGCCTTCCTGCCGCTGCTGGGCGCCCGGCCGGACACGACCGGCGGCGAGGCCCGGGAGACGTTCGAGGAGGGGAGCGCCGCGCCCCACGACGACCTTGCTCTCACCGCCGATTTCGAGCAGATGATGAAGGCCCTGGGCCACTGA
- a CDS encoding DUF222 domain-containing protein codes for MEAMTRFRAAGDRLVDADTAMRRAEADRLLAVAGMIDTYPAPAPLVDSPAAERVVSAGAESAGAVGEFVALEVGALLGLGEPTAWSLVHDVANLRARHPHLWAAVADLRVEAWQARKVAQACDELSAEAARWVDQKLESVWGTAPWPRIRRRLTGLIVRADADLARPRAETARRDRFLSIRHLGDSTSVLTARMDTAAALTLEASLDMIVDQMILEGAQDPLPVLRARALEMLATPQNPDQDTTPTNPSPPLPLADVVVHIAAENLETGTGVARVTARGRDVGPVLVDQLAHLLGHHRIRVLPVTDLNGDPAVDAYEIPDRIRRQLVIREDYSVFPYSTSRSRSADLDHTVAYRRSTPGSPAPPGQTRISNLGPLARREHRAKTAGLWTVDQPEPGVYEWTNRTGRRWRVARGRTTRLPGTPDGARIGDRPRRNPRIDVIFG; via the coding sequence ATGGAGGCGATGACGCGGTTCAGGGCGGCGGGCGACCGGCTGGTCGACGCCGATACCGCGATGCGTCGCGCCGAGGCCGACCGGCTGCTGGCGGTGGCCGGGATGATCGACACCTACCCCGCACCGGCACCGCTGGTGGATTCTCCGGCCGCCGAACGGGTGGTCTCCGCCGGGGCGGAGAGCGCCGGTGCGGTCGGGGAGTTCGTGGCCCTGGAGGTCGGTGCGCTGCTGGGGCTGGGTGAGCCGACGGCCTGGAGCCTGGTCCATGACGTCGCGAACCTGCGGGCCCGCCACCCCCACCTCTGGGCGGCGGTGGCGGACCTGCGCGTGGAGGCGTGGCAGGCCCGCAAGGTCGCCCAGGCCTGCGACGAACTGTCGGCCGAGGCCGCCCGGTGGGTCGATCAGAAACTCGAATCGGTGTGGGGTACGGCGCCGTGGCCGAGGATCCGACGGCGCCTGACCGGCCTCATCGTGCGCGCCGACGCCGACCTGGCCAGACCGCGGGCCGAGACCGCCCGGCGCGACCGGTTCCTGTCGATCCGTCATCTGGGAGACTCGACCTCTGTGCTGACGGCCCGGATGGACACCGCCGCAGCGCTCACGCTGGAGGCCTCGCTCGACATGATCGTCGACCAGATGATCCTCGAGGGCGCCCAGGATCCTCTGCCAGTGTTGCGGGCCCGGGCACTGGAGATGCTGGCCACACCCCAGAATCCCGACCAGGACACCACACCCACCAACCCGTCGCCGCCCCTGCCGTTGGCCGACGTCGTCGTCCATATCGCCGCCGAGAACCTCGAGACCGGGACGGGTGTCGCACGGGTGACCGCCCGCGGCAGGGATGTCGGCCCGGTGCTCGTCGACCAGCTGGCGCATCTGCTGGGCCATCACCGCATCCGTGTGCTGCCCGTCACAGACCTCAACGGTGACCCTGCGGTGGACGCCTACGAGATCCCCGACCGCATCCGCAGACAGCTGGTCATCCGGGAGGACTACTCCGTCTTCCCGTACTCCACCTCGAGGTCTCGCAGCGCCGATCTGGATCACACCGTGGCCTACCGGCGGTCGACGCCGGGTTCCCCGGCCCCGCCCGGCCAGACCCGCATCTCCAACCTCGGCCCGCTGGCCCGGCGGGAACACCGCGCCAAGACCGCCGGACTCTGGACAGTCGATCAGCCCGAGCCGGGCGTCTACGAGTGGACCAATCGCACCGGACGACGCTGGCGCGTGGCCAGGGGACGCACCACCAGGCTGCCCGGCACACCCGACGGGGCTCGGATCGGTGACCGGCCGCGCCGGAATCCCAGGATCGACGTCATCTTCGGCTGA
- a CDS encoding MsnO8 family LLM class oxidoreductase, protein MRLSVLEQLPLFDGHTASGTLRDAVRLVQGVEEAGYHRFWLAEHHNTDRMLSTAPDLLMTHLLGATSTIRLGSGGVMAMHYGSLQLAERFATMTTLFGDRVDMGLGRAPGGDMRASYALNQGRVIHPDSINELIVETLGLMRGELAEDHPYRPLVVGPSLDTLPQFWLLGSSGQSAAWAGRQAMNYAYAQFFTGTQSPGVMDRYRAQLPSGVEGMTLSALSVSAAPTRAEAIEQALVAADMKTGLAHGRPIRFVAPEQMDIGHRDELRRYVEAHPDEFMVGDYDEVAERITTFRAGHGVDEIMLVSYIADVDVKIEMYRQLAARLV, encoded by the coding sequence ATGCGACTGTCAGTTCTGGAGCAGCTACCACTGTTCGACGGGCACACGGCGAGCGGGACGCTGCGCGACGCCGTACGCCTGGTGCAGGGGGTCGAGGAGGCCGGGTACCACCGGTTCTGGCTGGCCGAGCACCACAACACGGACCGGATGCTCTCGACGGCCCCCGATCTGCTCATGACCCATCTGCTCGGCGCGACGTCGACCATCCGCCTCGGCTCGGGAGGGGTGATGGCGATGCACTACGGCTCCCTGCAGCTGGCCGAGCGTTTCGCCACCATGACCACCCTCTTCGGCGACCGGGTGGACATGGGCCTGGGGCGGGCGCCGGGCGGGGACATGCGGGCCTCCTACGCCCTGAACCAGGGCCGCGTCATCCACCCGGACTCCATCAACGAGCTCATCGTGGAGACCCTCGGGCTGATGCGGGGAGAGCTGGCCGAGGACCATCCCTACCGGCCGCTGGTGGTGGGGCCCTCCCTGGACACACTGCCCCAGTTCTGGCTCCTGGGATCCAGCGGCCAGTCGGCCGCCTGGGCCGGCAGGCAGGCCATGAACTACGCCTACGCCCAGTTCTTCACCGGGACGCAGAGCCCGGGGGTGATGGACCGGTACCGGGCCCAACTGCCCTCGGGCGTTGAGGGGATGACGCTGTCGGCGCTGTCGGTGAGCGCTGCGCCGACCCGTGCCGAGGCGATCGAGCAGGCTCTGGTGGCCGCGGACATGAAGACCGGTCTGGCCCACGGCCGGCCGATCCGTTTCGTGGCCCCCGAGCAGATGGACATCGGGCATCGCGACGAGTTGCGGCGCTACGTCGAGGCTCATCCCGACGAGTTCATGGTCGGCGACTACGACGAGGTGGCCGAGAGGATCACGACGTTCCGGGCCGGCCACGGCGTCGACGAGATCATGCTGGTGAGCTACATCGCCGATGTCGACGTCAAGATCGAGATGTACCGCCAGCTCGCCGCCCGCCTGGTCTGA
- a CDS encoding HAD-IIA family hydrolase — protein sequence MREPAEIECWLTDMDGVLVREDHEIPGAGDLIQRWVDTSRRFLVLTNNSIFTQRDLAARLVATGLTIPEENIWTSALATARFLADQHPGARLFVIGEAGLTTALHEAGFILTDSSPDYVVLGETRNYSFEAITKAIRFIESGARFICTNPDATGPSPQGPLPATGSVAALIKAATGGREPYVVGKPNPMMFRSALNRIEAHSETTAMIGDRMDTDMVAGIEAGLLTVLVLSGITRREDIDLYPYRPNIVLDSVNDLLPLLSTP from the coding sequence ATGAGAGAACCCGCAGAAATCGAGTGCTGGCTCACCGATATGGATGGCGTACTGGTGCGCGAGGATCATGAGATCCCCGGTGCCGGCGATCTGATTCAGCGCTGGGTCGACACATCCCGGCGCTTCCTCGTCCTCACCAACAACTCCATCTTCACCCAGCGTGACCTCGCCGCCCGTCTTGTGGCCACCGGGCTCACCATCCCGGAGGAGAACATCTGGACCTCTGCCCTGGCCACCGCCCGGTTCCTGGCCGATCAGCATCCCGGTGCGCGGCTCTTCGTGATCGGCGAGGCCGGACTGACCACCGCCCTCCACGAGGCAGGGTTCATCCTCACCGACTCGTCTCCCGACTACGTCGTGCTCGGCGAGACTCGCAACTACTCCTTCGAGGCCATTACCAAGGCCATCCGGTTCATCGAGAGCGGCGCCCGTTTCATCTGCACCAATCCCGACGCCACCGGGCCCTCGCCCCAGGGACCGCTGCCCGCCACCGGCTCGGTCGCAGCCCTCATCAAGGCGGCCACCGGGGGCCGCGAGCCCTATGTCGTCGGCAAGCCCAACCCGATGATGTTCCGCTCGGCCCTCAACCGCATCGAGGCCCATTCCGAGACCACCGCGATGATCGGCGACCGGATGGACACCGACATGGTCGCCGGGATCGAGGCAGGGCTGCTCACCGTGCTCGTGCTCTCGGGCATCACCCGGCGCGAGGACATCGACCTCTACCCCTACCGGCCGAATATCGTCCTCGACTCCGTCAACGACCTCCTGCCGCTCCTGAGCACGCCGTAA
- a CDS encoding patatin-like phospholipase family protein → MELSSWLGLPTLRFGRSNSRPVQGLVLAGGGAKASFQIGALRHLYDVVGISPTAISATSAGSVVACSIAQWSDRQDQSRAVRQLESMWMTMQEQSDMFARRAWFNLLLDKAPDWMKLVERDRRRTPVGLSRPRLNLPFAHSADGDTVVDPSDPRAGEDDERMAAPLTGQAATLEMATKDIEPDSGSASWSPSVMLQLLGVLSKLTRDGGDIQTILRGADASGSTYRAGPLLAKLLDPEWFRSERLADSGLTLRIATVALESGELRFMTEKGTLVDRDNRPVSDIHHEVTEGVLASCSVPGVFRPVEIEGEHYVDGGVRENVPAEITIGHLGVTHPYVITCSPQGSAGDGDFGTRNMLDLATRSIEILTDETERDEVAYALNAGAVVIAPDVAVHSSMTVDPGLLRINRDYGWMTSARVHAESTAEDRRLVNELVRLRMHGWELEKAWLAGTATRTEMDELEQTKRQLVGATARLPPELRPEGVETWGRELEAHGHMAEGLTPPWVV, encoded by the coding sequence ATGGAACTCTCCTCCTGGCTCGGGCTGCCCACACTGCGGTTCGGCCGCAGCAATTCCCGCCCCGTTCAGGGCCTGGTGCTGGCCGGCGGTGGCGCGAAGGCGTCCTTCCAGATCGGCGCGCTGCGCCATCTCTACGACGTCGTCGGCATCTCCCCGACGGCGATCTCGGCCACCTCGGCGGGATCGGTCGTCGCCTGCTCGATCGCCCAGTGGTCCGACCGCCAGGACCAGTCCCGGGCCGTCCGCCAGCTGGAGTCGATGTGGATGACGATGCAGGAGCAGTCGGACATGTTCGCCCGCCGGGCATGGTTCAACCTCCTGCTCGACAAGGCTCCGGACTGGATGAAGCTGGTCGAACGGGACCGCAGGCGCACGCCGGTCGGCCTGAGCCGGCCTCGTCTCAACCTCCCCTTCGCCCACAGTGCGGACGGAGACACCGTCGTCGACCCGTCCGATCCGCGGGCCGGGGAGGACGACGAGCGGATGGCGGCCCCCCTGACCGGCCAGGCGGCCACCCTGGAGATGGCCACCAAGGATATCGAGCCCGACTCCGGATCGGCGTCGTGGAGCCCTTCGGTGATGCTGCAGCTGCTGGGAGTGCTGTCGAAGCTCACCCGCGACGGCGGCGACATTCAGACGATTCTGCGCGGCGCCGACGCCTCGGGTTCCACCTACCGGGCCGGTCCCCTGCTGGCGAAGCTGCTGGATCCGGAATGGTTCCGCAGTGAACGGTTGGCCGATTCCGGGCTGACCCTGCGCATCGCGACGGTGGCCCTGGAGTCCGGGGAGCTGCGCTTCATGACGGAGAAGGGTACCCTCGTCGACCGCGACAACAGGCCGGTCAGCGACATCCACCATGAGGTGACCGAAGGAGTGCTGGCGTCATGTTCGGTGCCCGGGGTGTTCCGTCCTGTCGAGATCGAGGGTGAGCACTACGTCGACGGCGGCGTGAGGGAGAACGTGCCGGCCGAGATCACCATCGGCCATCTGGGCGTCACCCATCCCTACGTCATCACCTGTTCCCCGCAGGGGTCGGCGGGAGACGGGGATTTCGGAACCAGGAACATGCTCGATCTGGCCACCAGGAGCATCGAGATCCTCACCGACGAGACGGAGCGGGACGAGGTCGCCTACGCCCTCAACGCAGGGGCCGTGGTGATTGCCCCGGATGTGGCGGTGCACAGCTCGATGACGGTGGATCCCGGCCTGCTGAGGATCAACCGGGACTACGGATGGATGACGTCGGCGCGGGTCCACGCGGAGTCCACGGCCGAGGACCGGCGGCTCGTCAATGAGCTGGTGCGGCTGAGGATGCACGGCTGGGAGCTGGAGAAGGCCTGGCTGGCCGGGACCGCGACGCGCACCGAGATGGATGAGCTCGAGCAGACCAAGCGGCAGCTGGTGGGAGCGACCGCCCGGCTGCCCCCGGAGCTGCGTCCCGAGGGGGTGGAGACCTGGGGCCGCGAACTGGAGGCCCACGGCCACATGGCCGAGGGCCTCACACCCCCCTGGGTCGTCTGA
- a CDS encoding DUF1540 domain-containing protein: protein MSTVTAVKSCAATTCAFNNGGCAAFAVTITGKADCSTFITLDARGGLPTASGQVGACQCLECVHNKDLMCTIDAIDVADGAACASYEVR from the coding sequence ATGAGCACCGTCACCGCTGTCAAGTCCTGTGCAGCCACCACCTGCGCCTTCAACAACGGCGGTTGCGCCGCCTTCGCCGTGACCATCACCGGCAAGGCCGACTGCAGCACCTTCATCACCCTCGACGCCCGTGGCGGCCTGCCGACAGCCTCCGGCCAGGTCGGCGCCTGCCAGTGCCTGGAATGCGTCCACAACAAGGACCTGATGTGCACCATCGATGCCATCGACGTCGCCGACGGTGCTGCCTGCGCCTCCTATGAGGTCCGCTGA
- a CDS encoding cation diffusion facilitator family transporter — protein sequence MGAVSSSLIPPAVNPAPRHDPPEDLSRFAWLSIAAAVTTICLKAGAWLLTGSVGLLSDAAESVVNLVAAIVALVALKVSIKPPDKNHQFGHSKAEYFSAAVEGIMIFVAAAVILVSAVDRFMHPQGLENIGIGLAVSGVASVINGAVAAVLIRNGRRRHSMTLTADGRHLWTDVVTSVGVVVGVGLVWLTGWQRLDPIVAFAVGLNILVTGARLIGQSGAGLMDVSLPKDDNAAIREFLDQHSGDRIGFHAIRTREAGYRRFLEFHMLVPGDWTVQHGHDAMEDLIDELLDKWPDLRVMGHLEPIEDPRSYEDLDV from the coding sequence ATGGGCGCAGTGAGCAGTTCCCTCATCCCTCCGGCAGTCAACCCGGCCCCGCGCCATGACCCGCCGGAGGATCTCAGCCGTTTCGCCTGGCTGTCGATCGCGGCCGCGGTGACGACGATCTGTCTCAAGGCCGGGGCCTGGCTGCTCACCGGATCGGTCGGCCTGCTCTCGGACGCCGCCGAGTCGGTGGTGAATCTGGTGGCCGCGATCGTGGCCCTGGTGGCCCTCAAGGTATCCATCAAGCCGCCGGACAAGAACCACCAGTTCGGGCACTCGAAGGCCGAGTACTTCTCCGCGGCGGTCGAGGGCATCATGATCTTCGTCGCCGCGGCGGTCATCCTCGTCTCGGCGGTCGACCGCTTCATGCACCCCCAGGGTCTGGAGAACATCGGCATCGGACTGGCGGTCTCGGGAGTCGCCTCGGTCATCAACGGTGCGGTGGCCGCAGTGCTGATCCGCAATGGCCGACGTCGTCATTCCATGACTCTCACCGCCGACGGCCGGCACCTGTGGACCGACGTCGTGACCTCGGTCGGCGTCGTCGTCGGCGTCGGCCTGGTGTGGCTCACCGGCTGGCAACGGCTCGATCCGATCGTGGCCTTCGCGGTGGGCCTGAACATCCTCGTCACCGGTGCGAGACTGATCGGCCAGTCGGGCGCCGGCCTGATGGACGTCTCCCTGCCCAAGGACGACAACGCCGCGATCCGCGAGTTCCTGGACCAGCACAGCGGCGATCGGATCGGGTTCCACGCGATCCGCACCCGTGAGGCCGGCTACCGCAGGTTCCTCGAGTTCCACATGCTGGTGCCCGGCGACTGGACCGTTCAGCACGGTCACGACGCGATGGAGGACCTCATCGACGAACTGCTCGACAAGTGGCCCGACCTGCGGGTGATGGGCCACCTCGAGCCGATCGAGGATCCTCGCTCCTACGAGGATCTGGACGTCTGA